The DNA segment TAAGCGAATAGGTTTTGTAGCGGTTTAAAAGGTAATTGAATCGGCTTTTTCCACAGAGGATTGAGATAGATAATACTACCAATTCCCACACCAGAAATAGTAGACCAAACTACTAATGGAGTTAGTTGCTGATGCAAGTTTTCCCACCGAGGTAAGAGGGATAAATTGTGTAAAATTATGGGTACGTGCAGAGTAATAGCTAACAAAACTACCATTGGAAATACCATTGTCCAAGCTACTTCAGGCGATCGCTCGGTCATTTCCTGGGGTTTTCCGCCAAATACTAACCCAAATTCTCGCGTTAGGCTAAAAGCAGTCAAAGCATTAACCACTAACACCAAACCTAACAGCCAGGGATGCTTATCCCATAATCCATCGACTAACTTGAGGATTGCCCAAAATCCGCCAAAAGGTGGGAAACCAATCAAACCAGCAGCACCAACTAGATACGATATTGCCGTAATGGGTCTTCTAGACCACAACCCCCCTAATTTAGTTAAATCTTGGGTAATAGTATTTAAAATTACCCCACCAATGCTCATTACTAATAGTCCCATCGCTACAGCATGAGCTAACAGAAGTAAATAAGCTGCATCATCATTGAGAGTCCCCACAGCAATGAAAACTAGTCCCATATACGCGCTGACACTGTAAGATAGAGAGCGCTTGATATCAATTTGGGCGATCGCAATTAAACTCGCACCCACCGCCGTTACAGCCCCAATTCCCACCGTTACAGCCAATGCTGTCGGAGAAAGGGCGATTATGGGTTGCAACTTAATCAGTACCCAAGCACCCGTAGCCACTACCACCCCATTCCGTAAAATCGTACTGGGTAAAGGGCCTTCCATCGCTTCATCTAGCCACAAATGCAACGGGAATTGAGCGCATTTCCCCATTGGACCTGCAATTAACGCTAATCCTAGTAAAGTAAAGGTAGTAGGATGTGCTGCTGCATATTGGCGCACCGACTCGCTATTCGCCCACTGGGCTAATTCCGTGAAATCCCAAGTTCCAGCTAAAGGAAGTAAGGCAATTACCCCCATTAATAAGATCAAATCTCCCGCCCGTTTAGTTAAGAAAGCATCCCTAGCCCCCGTC comes from the Merismopedia glauca CCAP 1448/3 genome and includes:
- a CDS encoding NAD(P)H-quinone oxidoreductase subunit F; translated protein: MSSFFVQTVWIVPLYTLLGALFSILWLPAITSRTGPRPAGYVNLLMTLLAFVHSVLALTGIWNGVPQKLSITWLEVANLQLTLPLEISGVNVAALVVVTGLNLLAQLYAVGYLEMDWGWGRFFAFLAYFEGGMSVLALSNSLFFSYIVLEVLTLGTYLLVGYWFNQSLVVTGARDAFLTKRAGDLILLMGVIALLPLAGTWDFTELAQWANSESVRQYAAAHPTTFTLLGLALIAGPMGKCAQFPLHLWLDEAMEGPLPSTILRNGVVVATGAWVLIKLQPIIALSPTALAVTVGIGAVTAVGASLIAIAQIDIKRSLSYSVSAYMGLVFIAVGTLNDDAAYLLLLAHAVAMGLLVMSIGGVILNTITQDLTKLGGLWSRRPITAISYLVGAAGLIGFPPFGGFWAILKLVDGLWDKHPWLLGLVLVVNALTAFSLTREFGLVFGGKPQEMTERSPEVAWTMVFPMVVLLAITLHVPIILHNLSLLPRWENLHQQLTPLVVWSTISGVGIGSIIYLNPLWKKPIQLPFKPLQNLFAYDFYTPQLYRYTIVLVVAVIAKVTDWLDRNVVDGLVNLVGLATVFSGQGLKYNTSGQGQFYLLTIILGLTVFLGLLTAGLIQLSF